One window of the Anabaena sphaerica FACHB-251 genome contains the following:
- a CDS encoding DUF6918 family protein gives MALIDGLADDNKRQTLVADCTNLLETQVASIGGISGLAIKAGYGAIKGISPGYCAGAIERLLPQSFAALEPIWEEGLKTDDPARYLIANRSRTADALLSVTDVRIQKSSNSTLKGIYNKLRNSVKNHVEEAVPGLAQILNKYTA, from the coding sequence ATGGCGCTGATTGATGGTCTTGCAGATGATAATAAAAGACAAACACTGGTGGCTGATTGCACCAATTTATTAGAAACACAAGTTGCTTCCATAGGTGGAATTTCTGGACTGGCCATCAAAGCTGGCTATGGTGCTATTAAAGGAATTAGTCCCGGATATTGTGCTGGTGCGATTGAACGTCTTTTACCACAATCTTTCGCTGCACTGGAACCTATATGGGAGGAAGGCTTAAAAACAGACGATCCTGCCCGATACCTGATCGCCAACCGTTCTCGTACAGCAGATGCACTGTTAAGTGTTACTGATGTCCGTATTCAGAAAAGTAGCAACTCAACTTTAAAAGGTATCTATAATAAACTTCGCAATTCAGTCAAAAACCACGTAGAAGAA